A genome region from Scyliorhinus torazame isolate Kashiwa2021f chromosome 13, sScyTor2.1, whole genome shotgun sequence includes the following:
- the LOC140387779 gene encoding mitochondrial tRNA-specific 2-thiouridylase 1-like, protein MKNRDLLDEHGACMSDQDCEDAYRVGKMLDIPFHQISFVKEYWHEVFSNLVKEYEMGRIPNPDIMCNKNIKFKYLLQFAVEMLGADAMATGHYARTSQHEEEVFQNKPTGITEDSYNNHCKDAVKLLQAADTKKDQTFFLSRISQHALRHTIFPLGALRKNVVKELAAEAGFHHVLKRKESMGICSISERNFENVILVYLETRPGSFVSIEDGKVMGMHKDWFLFTLGQRARISGQRDAWFVVDK, encoded by the coding sequence ATGAAAAACCGGGACTTGTTAGATGAACATGGTGCTTGCATGAGTGATCAGGACTGTGAAGATGCGTATCGAGTCGGTAAGATGCTTGACATCCCTTTTCATCAAATTTCCTTTGTGAAAGAATATTGGCATGAGGTCTTCAGTAATTTGGTAAAGGAGTATGAAATGGGAAGGATTCCAAACCCTGATATCATGTGCAATAAAAATATTAAATTTAAATATCTGTTGCAGTTTGCTGTGGAAATGTTGGGGGCCGATGCAATGGCAACCGGTCATTATGCCAGAACATCACAGCATGAAGAAGAAGTTTTCCAAAATAAACCTACTGGAATAACTGAAGATAGTTATAATAACCACTGCAAAGATGCTGTGAAACTCTTACAGGCAGCTGACACGAAGAAAGACCAAACGTTCTTCCTGAGTCGGATCTCACAGCACGCCTTGCGACACACCATCTTTCCTCTTGGTGCATTGAGGAAAAATGTTGTAAAGGAATTGGCAGCTGAGGCAGGATTTCACCATGTgttaaaaagaaaagaaagtaTGGGAATCTGTTCTATAAGTGAAAGAAATTTTGAAAACGTTATTCTTGTGTACCTAGAAACACGACCTGGAAGCTTTGTTTCTATAGAAGATGGAAAAGTTATGGGGATGCACAAAGATTGGTTCCTATTCACTTTGGGGCAACGAGCCAGGATAAGTGGTCAAAGAGATGCCTGGTTTGTAGTAGA